The following proteins come from a genomic window of Brevibacillus antibioticus:
- the recR gene encoding recombination mediator RecR translates to MFYPEPVSKLIDGFMKLPGIGPKTAGRLAFFVLNMKEDDVLDLAKALVNAKRQLHYCSVCNNITDLDPCHICRDKRRDGSVICVVQEPRDVVAMEKTREFEGYYHVLHGAISPMDGIGPEDIRIPDLLKRLGDEQVKEVILATNPNIEGEATAMYISRLIKPFGIRVTRIAHGLPVGGDLEYADEVTLTKALEGRRDL, encoded by the coding sequence ATGTTTTATCCAGAACCGGTCTCAAAGCTCATTGATGGTTTTATGAAATTGCCCGGCATTGGTCCAAAAACGGCTGGGCGGCTTGCCTTTTTTGTGCTCAATATGAAAGAGGACGACGTGCTTGATCTAGCAAAAGCATTGGTCAATGCCAAGCGTCAGCTTCATTATTGCTCAGTCTGCAACAATATTACCGATCTCGATCCATGTCATATTTGTCGGGACAAACGTCGTGACGGTTCAGTTATCTGTGTGGTGCAAGAGCCGCGAGACGTGGTAGCGATGGAAAAGACCAGAGAGTTTGAAGGGTATTATCACGTTTTGCACGGGGCGATTTCTCCTATGGATGGGATCGGCCCGGAGGATATTCGCATTCCTGACCTGTTGAAGCGCCTCGGTGACGAGCAGGTGAAGGAAGTCATTTTGGCGACCAATCCGAATATCGAAGGGGAAGCGACAGCGATGTACATTTCCCGGTTGATTAAACCTTTTGGCATTCGTGTGACACGTATCGCTCACGGCTTGCCAGTGGGTGGAGATTTGGAATACGCCGATGAAGTGACGCTGACCAAGGCATTGGAAGGCAGACGCGACCTGTAA
- a CDS encoding YbaB/EbfC family nucleoid-associated protein has product MQQMQQMMKQVKKMQEDMQKAQEGLKERIVEGSAGGGAITVKIDGHKQIKDIVIKPEVVDPEDVEMLQDLVLTAVNDALRKADEMVGKEMGKFTGGMNIPGLF; this is encoded by the coding sequence ATGCAGCAAATGCAACAAATGATGAAGCAAGTGAAAAAAATGCAGGAAGATATGCAAAAAGCGCAAGAAGGCTTGAAAGAAAGAATCGTGGAAGGCTCTGCTGGTGGCGGTGCTATCACTGTGAAAATCGATGGACATAAGCAAATCAAAGACATCGTGATCAAGCCAGAAGTAGTAGACCCTGAAGATGTAGAAATGCTGCAAGACCTGGTGCTCACTGCTGTGAACGATGCCCTGCGCAAAGCAGATGAAATGGTAGGCAAGGAAATGGGCAAATTTACCGGAGGCATGAACATCCCAGGCCTGTTCTAA
- the dnaX gene encoding DNA polymerase III subunit gamma/tau, whose product MAYTALYRVYRPTTFQDVVGQEHVTTTLRNALRENRLSHAYLFNGPRGTGKTSAAKIMAKAVNCEQPIDGEPCNQCDTCRAISNGSVTDVLEIDAASNRGVEEIRDIRDKVKFAPSDVRYKVYIIDEVHMLTTEAFNALLKTLEEPPSHVIFILATTEPHKLPATIISRCQRFDFHRIPLSVMVNLLQRICQSQGVQVEEQALQLVAKMAEGGARDALSLLDQAISYSKDEVRASDIMQITGTVAQSYFSVLARHIAENDIAQVMEQFDKVMVQGKDPEQFLHDFLYYYRDMLLLKTAPQLEEIVERTMIDDQFAEVAKLYSFPVLYAAIETCNQALSQLKWSTYARVLVELTLVKMCQPNANATESMGASPVNSEELTAMSNRVRVLEERLVQVMQGQVSIPGQQKAEETRKNEPRRIAAASGGSRTPMNRVREVAKAMDENLTRQVRGQWSQILTELKKIKIQYQAWLVNGQPVAAGNEAVVVTFNSAIHCDKTMEAELRSVIERVMSTVLGRPLQLLSVMEEEWQSVDQQVGQKDASDEPEEDPFLAEAIKLVGEGLVEVKD is encoded by the coding sequence ATGGCTTATACCGCGCTATACCGCGTATACCGACCGACGACTTTTCAAGACGTAGTCGGACAAGAGCATGTTACGACAACCTTGCGTAATGCTTTACGCGAAAATAGGCTGTCCCATGCCTATTTATTCAACGGTCCCCGAGGTACGGGAAAAACAAGTGCAGCCAAAATTATGGCGAAAGCAGTGAACTGCGAGCAGCCCATAGATGGCGAGCCATGCAATCAATGCGATACGTGTAGAGCCATCTCCAACGGTTCTGTAACGGATGTGCTGGAAATCGACGCGGCATCCAACCGTGGTGTTGAAGAGATCCGCGACATTCGCGACAAAGTGAAATTTGCCCCGAGCGACGTCAGGTATAAAGTGTACATCATCGATGAGGTGCATATGCTGACGACAGAGGCATTTAACGCTTTGTTAAAAACTCTCGAAGAACCGCCGTCCCACGTCATTTTTATTTTGGCGACGACAGAGCCGCACAAGCTGCCAGCTACGATTATCTCTCGTTGTCAGCGCTTTGATTTTCACCGAATTCCTCTGAGCGTGATGGTCAATCTTTTGCAAAGGATTTGCCAATCACAAGGGGTGCAGGTGGAGGAGCAGGCCCTGCAGCTCGTAGCGAAGATGGCTGAAGGTGGAGCCCGTGATGCTCTTAGCTTGTTGGACCAAGCGATTAGCTATAGCAAGGACGAGGTTCGTGCTAGTGATATTATGCAGATTACGGGCACAGTTGCCCAATCTTACTTTTCTGTGCTTGCGCGACATATTGCCGAAAATGATATTGCGCAGGTCATGGAGCAATTTGATAAAGTCATGGTGCAAGGGAAGGACCCGGAGCAGTTCCTGCACGATTTCCTTTACTATTACCGCGATATGCTGTTATTGAAGACAGCGCCGCAGTTGGAAGAGATTGTCGAGCGGACCATGATTGATGATCAGTTTGCAGAGGTTGCAAAGCTGTACTCGTTTCCGGTGCTTTACGCAGCGATTGAGACCTGTAATCAGGCTTTGTCGCAATTAAAATGGTCGACCTATGCAAGGGTGCTGGTTGAACTGACCCTTGTCAAAATGTGCCAGCCTAATGCGAATGCGACGGAATCTATGGGTGCCTCACCCGTTAACAGCGAGGAACTGACCGCGATGTCCAATCGCGTCCGCGTTTTGGAAGAGCGTTTGGTTCAAGTGATGCAAGGTCAGGTGAGCATTCCTGGCCAACAAAAGGCCGAAGAAACGCGCAAGAACGAACCAAGGCGCATAGCTGCGGCTTCTGGTGGTTCAAGAACCCCGATGAATAGAGTCAGGGAAGTCGCGAAGGCCATGGATGAGAATTTGACGAGACAGGTGCGCGGGCAGTGGAGTCAAATTTTGACCGAACTGAAAAAGATCAAGATTCAGTACCAGGCTTGGCTAGTCAATGGTCAACCGGTAGCTGCCGGCAATGAAGCTGTTGTCGTAACCTTCAACAGTGCCATCCATTGCGATAAGACGATGGAGGCAGAGCTTCGGAGCGTGATCGAGCGCGTTATGTCTACGGTGCTGGGCAGGCCCTTGCAGCTCTTGTCTGTCATGGAGGAAGAGTGGCAAAGTGTAGACCAGCAGGTTGGTCAAAAAGACGCTTCTGATGAGCCTGAAGAGGACCCGTTTTTGGCGGAAGCCATCAAGCTTGTCGGAGAAGGTCTTGTGGAAGTCAAAGACTAA